In Streptomyces rapamycinicus NRRL 5491, the genomic stretch GGCAGCCCGTCCAGGTGGCCGTCCAGCTGGTCTTCCCGGTGATGATGCTGGTGATGTTCGCCTACTTCCTCGGCGGCGGGATGACCGTCCCGGGCGGTGGCGACTACAAGGAGTACCTGGTGCCGGGCACGTTCGCGCTCACCATGGTGTTCGGCCTCGAAGGGACGATGCTCGCCATCACCCAGGACCTCAACAAGGGCGTCATCGACCGCTTCCGCTCGATGCCGATGGCCCGCTCGGCGGTCCTGGTCGGGCGCAGCGTGCTGGACATGCTCCAGTCGGCGCTCGGGCTGCTCGTCCTCCTCGGGGTCGGGCTCGCGATGGGCTGGCGCTGGCACGGCGGGCCCGGCGACGCGCTGCTCGCCGTAGGGCTGCTGCTGTGGCTGCGCTTCGCGATGCTGTGGCTCGGCATCTTCCTGGGCATGGCCGCCGGACGCCCGGAGATGGTGCAGGCCGTACAGATCCTGGTCTGGCCGGTGGGCTTCCTCTCCAACGTCTTCGCCTCGCCGGAGACCATGCCCGGCTGGCTCGGCGCGGTGGCGGTCTGGAACCCGATGTCGGCGACGGCCACCGCGATCCGCGAGCTGTTCGGCGGCCCCGGGGGCGGTGGCGACTCCTGGGCCGCGGACCACGCCCAACTCCTCGCCGTCTGCTGGCCGCTGGCGCTGATCGCGGTCTTCCTCCCGGTCGCGGTGCGGCGTTACGGGCGGCTCAGCCGCTGACGGCACCGCCCCCGGATCCGCAAGCCGCGCGGGTCACACCTCCACCGGTCGTCGCCAGTTGCGGATACGGTGCAGGTATGGGGAACGACAGGTCGGGCACGGGGGCGGAGACGGCGAGCGGGCCCGGATACGCCCTGCTGCTCGCCGCCGGCCCGGCCGGCAAACAGCGACTGATGGCCGCGGCCGCCGCGTTGCCCCAGCTCGCCGCCGTATCCCCGGCGGCGCTGCTGGGCACGCCCGGCGGCGCCAGCGTCGTCCAACTCGTGGACCCGGTCGACCCGCAGACCGTGCTGACGCATCTGCGGACCGCCGCCGCGCACCCGGGCCCGGTGCTGGTCCATCTCGCGGGCCAGCTCACCCTCGACGCCAAACAGCGGCTGCCGCACCTGGCGTTGGCTCGTACGACGCCGAGGACCGCCCGCTACACGGCGCTGCCCTGGCACTGGCTGGCCGCCGAACTCGGCCGGCGGCCGCCGGGCAGCACCGTCGTGGTCGCCGACCTGGTGGCCGACGAGACGGCCTGGCCACCGCTGAGCACCGCCGGCCCGTCCGCCCTCGCGGCCGGACTGACCCTCTACGGCACGGTGGCGCCCGCCCCGTCCAAGCGGCGGCTCGCGACGCCGGACTACAGCCGGGCGTTCGCCGGACTGCTGCGGTCCGCCGCCGAACGCCCACCACTCGCACTGCTCCACCAGCGCGCCGTTCTGGAGGCCGGGCTGGGCCCCGGCCCCGAACTGCTCCTGGACGGCTCGGGGCCGGGCGAGACGTACCCGCCCCCGGACGCCGCTTCCGGCGTGGCGGCCGCCGCACGGGCCGGGCAGGCCGGACCGGGCGAGGCCACCGGGTCGGGCGGACTGGTGGCGGCCTCCCCGCCGCCCATGCCGCCCGCCCCTCCAGAATCGTTCCGCCCCGTCGGCCGGCCACCGGCACCCCCGCCGCCACGCGCCCCCGCGCCCCCGCCGCCCGGGTGGGCGCCCGTGGCCGATCCGCTCGCCTCGACGCACGCGGCGATATTCGAGGCGGCCAACGCGGGGCGGCACAGCGAGGCGGCCTCGATGGCGGCCGCCTGGGAGCAGGAGGCGCTCCGGACGGCCGGTCCCCGGTCCGACGAGGCGATCCACTGGCTTGAGGTCCGCGCCGATCTCTCCCGTATCGCCGGGGACCCGGCCCGCGCCTGCGAACTGTGGCTCGCGGTGGCCGACGCGCGGCTGGGCAACGGGGAACCGGTCGAGCACCCCGAGGTCGAGGGGGCCGTGGACCGGGCGCACCACCAGTGGCAGTTCGTGGCGGACCGGGTCAGGGCCGGTGCCCTCGCCCCGCTGCTGATCGAGCTGCGGGGCCGGGTGCCCGGCCGCAGACCCGGTGCGCTGGAGGCGGTACGGCGCCGGGCCGAACTGCTCAGGGCCCCGGCCGGGACGCCCTGACCGCCGTCGCCCCCGGCCCGCACGCGCTGACCGCCGTAGCCCCCAGGACCGGAGACGCCGGGCTCAGTGATGGAACGCCTTGACGACCTTCCCCATGGGCGCGGACTGTGACCGCAGCTCCGGCAGCAGCGACCCCAGGTCGCCCAGGAAGAGATCGGCGAGGTCCTCCGAGAAGCCGTTGCGGCACACCACCCGCAGTACGGACAGGTCCTCCCGGTTGGGCGGGAAGGTGTACGCGGGCACCAGCCAGCCGCGTTCGCGCAGCCGCCGGGAGACGTCGTAGACGTCGAAGCCGCGGATCCCCTCCGCCGTGGTGAACGCGAACACCGGCAGCTGATCGCCGCGGCTGAGCATGGTGAAGTCCCCGAACGCCTCGATCCGCTCGGCGAGCGAGCGCGCCACATCGCGGGTCTGCTGCTGGACGGCGCGGTAGCCCTCCCGGCCCAGCCGTACGAAGGTGTAGTACTGGGCGGCCACCTGGGAGCCGGGGCGGGAGAAGTTGAGCGAGAACGTGGGCATATTGCCGCCGAGGTAGTCGACGCGGAAGACCAGCTCCTCGGGCAGCGCGTCCGCCGTACGCCACAGCGCCCATCCCACCCCGGGGTAGACCAGGCCGTACTTGTGGCCCGAGGTGTTGATGGAGGCGACCCGCGGCAGCTGGAAGTCCCACACCAGGTCCGGGTCGAGGAACGGCGCGACCATCGCGCCCGAGGCGCCGTCCACGTGCACCGGGATGTCCAGGCCCGTGCGCTCCTGGAGGTCGTCCAGCGCCCGGCACACCTCGGCGACGGGTTCGTAGGAGCCGTCGAAGGTGGAGCCGAGGACCGCGACGACCCCGATGGTGTTCTCGTCGCACAGCTCGGCGGCGGCCCGGGGATCGAGGTGGTACCGGTCGCCCTCCATGGGCACCTGCCGGGCCTCCACCTCCCAGAAGTCGCAGAACTTCTCCCAGCACACCTGGACATTGGTGCCCATGACCAGATTGGGCCGGGCGGTGGCCGGATAGCTCACCGGGTTCCGCTTGGCCCAGCGCCGCTTGAAGGCCATTCCGGCCAGCATGCACGCCTCGCTCGACCCCGTGGTGGAGCAGCCCACGACCGCGTCCGGGTCGGGGGCGTGCCACAGATGGCCGAGCATGGTCACGCACCGCCGCTCCAGTTCGGCGGTGCGCGGATACTCATCCTTGTCGATCATGTTCTTGGCGAAGCAGTCGGACATCAGCCGGCCCGCCTGCGGCTCCATCCACGTGGTGACGAACGTGGCGAGGTTCTGGCGGGCGTTGCCGTCCAGCATCAGCTCGTCATGGACGAACTGATACGCCGTCGTGGGCGCCATCGGCCCGTCCGGGAGGCAGTGGCGCGGGGGCCTGCCGGTCATTCCGCTGACCGGATTGGCCTCGCCATAGAGCGGATTGATGGAGAAATCGGGGCATTCGTCGAGGTCGCGTCGGCCGGGAGTGCCTTTGTGAAGTGCCACCTTCGTTAAATTAGGGGCATTTCGCTGATAAACCCCGGACCCGCGCCGTGCCTCCTACCCCGCGCTGCTCAGCGACAGCTTCGCCGCGAAGCCGAGGAACGCCGTGCCCGCGGCCGCCGAGAGCCCCGCCCGCAGCCGCCGGCGCCGCCGGAAGGTGGCCGCCAGATACGTACCGCTGAAGATCAGCACCGACAGATAGGTGATGCTGAACAGCTGCGCCCAGGCGCCCAGCGCCACGAAGGACAGCGCGGGGTGGGCGTAGTCCGGATCCACGAACTGCACGAAGAAGGAGATGAAGAAGAGGATCGCCTTCGGATTCAGCAGGCTGATGACCAGCGCCCGGCGGTACGGGCGCTCGCCCTCCGCGGCGCCCGTGGCCGTATCCACGGCCCCGTCCGCCACCCCGTCCGCGCCCCGCGCCTCCGCCGCGCCCCGGGCCGCCGCCGCGGTCCCCGGGCGGCGGCGCCACAGCGCCCGCGCCCCGCGTAGCATGCCCACCGCCAGCCAGGTCAGATAGCCCGCGCCCGCGAACTTGACCACCGCGAACAGCACCGGGCTGGCGTGCAGCAGCGAGGCCACCCCGCCCGCCGACAGCGCCATCAGCACGGTGTCGCCGCACAGCACCCCGGCCGCCGCCCGATAGCCGGTACGCGGGCCGCGACGGGCCGCGACCGACACCACATACAGCGAATTGGGGCCCGGCAGCAGGATGATCAGCGCCAGACCGGCCAGATAGGTCGAAAGATCGGTTATCCCCAGCACGATCGGCAGGATGACAGTGCTCCGCCGCGCCGCCCAGTCGGTTTCGCCATCCGGACTTGCACCTCACGCGACGTGAGGGAGCACCGTGGAACCCGTACCGAACAGAAAGAGAGCGGATTCGGTCATGAGCTATTCCGTGGGACAGGTGGCGGGCTTCGCCGGGGTCACGGTGCGCACGCTGCACCACTACGACGAGATCGGGCTGCTGCGCCCCGGCGCCCGCAGCGCGGCCGGGCACCGGCGTTACGACGACGCCGACCTCGACCGGCTGCAGCGGATCCTGTTCTACCGGGAGCTCGGCTTCCCGCTCGAAGAGGTGGCGGTGCTGCTCGACGACCCGGACATCGATCCGCAGGCCCACCTGCGGCGTCAGCATCAGCTGCTGACCGACCGGATCGAGCGGCTGCGGAAGATGGCCGCCGCCGTCGAACAAGCCATGGAGGCGCGGAAGATGGGCATCAACCTGACCCCCGAGGAGAAGTTCGAGGTCTTCGGGGACTTCGACCCGGACGAGCACCAGGAGGAGGTCGAGCAGCGCTGGGGGAACACCGAGGCGTACCAGGAGTCCCAGCGCAGGGCCGCCTCGTACACCAAGGAGGACTGGAAGCGGATCCAGGAGGAGGCGGACGAACTCGGCAACCGGTTCGTCGCGCTGATGGGCGCGGGCGCCCCGCCGACGTCCGAGGCGGCGATGGACCTCGCCGAGGAGCACCGGCAGGGGATCAGCCGGAACCACTACGAGTGCGGGCATGAGATGCACGCCTGCCTGGGCCGGATGTACGTCTCGGACCACCGCTTCACGGAGAACATCGACAAGGCCGGGCCGGGGCTGGCCGTCTACCTCCGGGACGCGATCCTCGCCAACGCGGAGCGGCACGGCTAGGGGGTGCCGACGGGAGCTTGGCGCCTGCGGCGGACTGCTCCCCTCCCCGCCCCTTCCCGATACCTGACGATATGCGGCTCCGCCGCGTGGGGGCTTCGCCCCAGACCCCGGGGGTCCAGGGGCGGAGCCCTTGGTAGCGGGAAGGGGCGGGGAGGGGAAGGAATCGCTGGGCAACCCCCTAGGGGCATCCCTGGGCGTGGCGACCGAGGGCGGCCTCCTGGGCGGAGGGAACCAAGGACACGCACACGGCGTTGATAGCTTTGGGCGGCACACTGCGAAGAACACTCAGTCCGCCCCAACCCTGCGGCCGGGCCTCGCACGAGCCTGCATTCCTCGACCCAGGAGCCTCCCCCGTGACCACCCTCGCGCTCGGCCCTCAGTGGCTGGACCCGGACTATCTGATCGAGACCTTCGGTCTGCTCGGCGTCCTGGCCATCGTATTCGCGGAGTCCGGCCTGCTCATCGGCTTCTTCCTGCCGGGCGACTCGCTGCTGTTCACCACCGGCCTGCTGGTGACCACCGATGTGATCAAGCAGGATCTGTGGCTGGTGTGTGTGGCCGTGGCGGTCGCCGCGATCCTCGGTGACCAGGCCGGATATCTCTTCGGCCGGAAGGTGGGGCCATCGCTGTTCCGGCGCCCCGACTCCAAGCTCTTCAAACAGGAGAACGTGGAGAAGGCGCATGAGTTCTTCGAGAAGCACGGGCCGAAGTCGCTGATCCTCGCCCGTTTCGTGCCCATCGTGCGGACGTTCACGCCGATCATCGCGGGCGTGAGCCGGATGAACTACCGCTCGTTCATCATCTTCAACGTCATCGGCGGTGTGCTGTGGGGCACCGGCGTCACGCTGCTCGGCTCGGCGCTCGGAAAGGTCGACTTCGTCCATCAGCACATCGAGCTGATGCTGATCGCGATCGTGCTGCTGTCGATCATCCCGATCGTGATCGAGTTCCTCCGGGCGCGCGGCAAGGCGAAGAAGGAGGCCGCCGCGCAGCCGGAGCCGCAGGGCCCCGCCGCGGGCTCCCCCTCCCAGGGGCCGCGCGGGCGCCACGCCAAGCGCTGAGCGGGCCCTTCACCAGGCTTCACATCCCTCACACACCGCCCCCACTTCCCACTCGGCGGTCACCGCCCCGCACAATGGGCTCCGGTGGCCGCCGATGTTGCATCCTTGGCTGCTGGGAAACATACGGGGAGGGCTGGTGAGGAGCGAGAAGACGTGAGGTCGGACCGTCAGCAGACGCCGCGTGCCGTGAGTGCGGCGGAGACGGACACGGGGGAGCAGCAGAAGCCGCTGTCCGACGAGGCGCACAGCGCCTTCACCCCGCCCCTGGGCATACCCCTGCCGCCGCCGCCCGAGGACGAGCACCCGACATCGGAGTTCGCCGTCCCCGACGGGCTGACGGCGGAAGCCCCCGCCGAGCCCGAGTGCTCGGCGTTCGTGCCGCCCGCCGGGGTGAAGACCCCCTCGAACAACCAGACCACCGGCGGCTTCCCCGTCATCACCCCGCCGAACGGCATCCCCGTCGTCCGGCTGACCAAGGACACCCCCTGGCAGGACCGGATGCGCACGATGCTGCGCATGCCGATCAGCGAGCGCCCGACGCCCGAGCGCGTCGAGCGGCAGGACGAGACGGGCCCGGCCGTACCGCGTGTGCTCGACCTCACACTCCGCATCGCCGAGCTGCTGCTCGCGGGCGGTGAGGGGGCCGAGGACGTCGAGGCGGCGATGCTCGGCGTGGCGCACGCGTACGGGCTCGACCGCTGCGAGCCGACCGTCACCTTCACCCTGCTGTCGGTCAGCTACCAGCCCTCGCTGGTCGACGACCCGGTCACGGCCAGCCGGACCGTACGGCGCCGGGGCACCGACTACACCCGGCTGTCCGCGGTCTTCCGGCTCGTGGACGACATCACCTCGCGGGACGACTTCACGCTGGAGGAGGCGTACCGGCGGCTCGCCGAAATACGCCGTAACCGCCACCCCTACCCCGGCTGGGCGCTCACCGTGGCCGGCGGCGGGCTGGCCGGCGCGGCGAGCATGCTGGTCGGCGGTGACTGGCCGGTCTTCTTCGCGGCGGCCCTCGGCGCGATGCTCGGCGACCGGCTGGCGTGGCTGGCCTCGGGGCGCGGGCTTCCGGAGTTCTACCAGTTCGTGGCCGCGGCGATGCCGCCCGCCGCGATCGGGGTGGCGCTCAGCCTCGCCGACTCCGGGCTCCAGGCGTCCGCCGTGATCACCGGTGGGCTGTTCGCGCTGATCCCGGGGCGGGCGCTGGTGGCGGGCGTCCAGGACGGGCTGACCGGCTACTACATCACCGCGGCGGCGCGCCTGCTGGAGGTCGGCTATCTGATCGTCGGCATCGTCTGCGGGGTACTCACCGTGCTCTACGGGGGTCTCCAGCTCGACGCCAAGCTCAACCCGGAGGCGGCGCTGCGCCATGTGGAGCGGCCGTACATCCAGATCCTGGCGGCGATGCTGCTCGCGCTGACCTTCTGCATACTGCTCCAGCAGGAACGTCACACCGTGCTGTTCGCCACGCTCAACGGCGGGGTCGCCTGGGTGGTCTACGGCGCGCTGGCCGACACCGCGGGCGTTCCGCCGGTGGCCGCCACGACCGTGGCCGCCGGGCTGGTCGGCCTCTTCGGACAGCTGCTCTCGCGGTATCGATACGCCTCGGCGCTGCCGTACGTCACCGCGGCGATAGGTCCCCTGCTGCCCGGTAGCGCGACCTACTTCGGGCTGCTCGCGCTGGCCCAGGGCAACCTGGACCGCGGCATTCCGCACCTCACCCAGGCGGCGGCACTGGCCCTGGCGATCGCCATAGGGGTGAACCTGGGAGGCGAGGCCGCGCGCCTCTTCCTGAAGATGCCCGGCGCGGACGCCGACCCCTCCGGCCGCCGCGCCGCCAAGCGCACACGGGGCTTCTGACCGGGTCCGGAAACGCCGGGAGGGCGGGGCACCCGCGTGGTGCCCCGCCCTCCCGGCGTACATGTATCGCTCAGGACTCAGTGGCCGCCGGCGGCCTCGAGACGCTTGATGGACGCCTCCACCTCGGCCTCGGCCTCGGCGCGGCCCACCCAGTTGGCCCCCTCGACCGACTTCCCCGGCTCCAGGTCCTTGTAGACCTCGAAGAAGTGCTGGATTTCCAGGCGGTCGAACTCTGAAACGTGGTGAATATCACGCAGGTGCTCCACCCGGGGGTCGGAGGCCGGTACGCAAAGCAGCTTGTCATCGCCGCCCGCCTCGTCGGTCATCCTGAACATGCCGATGGCACGGCACTTGATCAGGCAGCCGGGGAACGTCGGCTCGTCGAGAATGACCAGTGCGTCCAGCGGATCACCGTCCTCGCCGAGGGTGTTCTCGACGAAGCCGTAGTCCGCGGGGTAGCTGGTCGACGTGAAGAGTCGCCGGTCAAGGCGGATGCGACCCGTCTCGTGGTCCACCTCGTACTTGTTCCGCGAACCCTTCGGGATCTCGATGGTGACGTCGAACTCCACGGGTGGCTCCTCCATGATCAACACATACGTCTGGTGATTAAGTGTCCCCCACGCAGGTGTGTGGTGGCGAAAGGGGCTGGTCGGTCGTGCCTGAAGCCCGATCGTGGCAGGTCAGGGAGTGGCTGAGCCACCGGCTGAGCCGTGGGCGACGCGAGTTGGACCGGATGCGCGGGCGTGCGCTGCGCGAGTGGAACCGCGTGCACGGGCGTGCGCTGCGCGAGTGGAACCGCGTGCGCGCCCGGGGCCGGCGCGAATGGCGCGGTATGCCCCGCGAGCAGCAGCGGACCTGGCAGCTGGTGGCGGTCTCCGCCGCGACCGGCCTGGCAGTCGCCGTGGTGTCGGTGCTGGTGGCCGGGCCCTGGGACGGCGGCCGGCGGACGGCCGAACGCGCCCGCGCCGCCGAGGACGGTGCCCCGGGCGAGCGGCCCGGCGGCCCGGAGCGGCCCGCGCCCAGCGCCTCGCCCGTCCTGGCGGCGCTCGGCGCGCGGCCCGCGCCCCGGTCGCCGGACAGCGGCGGCGACGCCGTGCCGCCGCCCACCGGGGCGGGGCTCGCCGACACGCTCGAACCGCTGCTGAAGGACCCCGCGTTGGGCGATGAGCGCTCGGTGGCGGTGATGGACGTGACCACCGGTCAGCAGGTGTTCGGCGCCAAGGCGGGCACGGCCACCGTCCCCGCCTCCACGATCAAGCTCGCGACCGGCGCCGCGGCCCTCTCCGCCCTCGGCCCGGACCACCGCATCAGGACCAGCGTCGTGGCGGGCGCCGGAAAGAACGACATCGTGCTGGTCGGCGGCGGCGACCCGACGCTCACCGCGCGCGCCGTCAAGGGGGACGACCACCCCGCCGCACTCCGCCAGTTGGCCGATGACACCGCCCGCGCCCTGAAGAAGCGCGGCGCGGGCCCCTACCGGCTCGGCTACGACACCTCGCTCTACTCCGGGCCGAAGCTCCACACCATCGGCCCCAACGAGAACCTCTCGCCCGTCGTCCCCCTGATGGCCGATGAGGGCCGTAAGGACGACAGCGACCACGGCCCGGCCCCGCGCGCCGAGGACCCGGCCGCCGACGCGGCCGGGTCCTTCGCCGCGATGCTGCGCGACCGCGGCGTCGAGGTGAAGGGCGAGCCCCGGGCCCGCGAGGCCGCCAAGGGCGCCCGTACGGTGGCCTCCGTCCGTTCCCAGCCACTGTCCTCGCTGGTCGAGCGGATGCTGACCACCAGCGACAACGACATCGCCGAGGCCCTGGCCCGGCAGACCGCCCTGGCCGCGGGCGAGCCCGCCGGCTTCGAGGGCGGCGCGAAGGCCGTGACCCAGCGGCTGCGCAAGCTCGGGCTGCCCCTGGGCGGAGTCCGGATCGCGGACGGCAGCGGACTCGACCGCGCCGACCACGTCTCCGCCGGGCTGCTCGCCCAGGTGCTGGTGCGCGCCGCCGACCGCGACCACCCCGAACTGCGGTCGCTGCTCACCGGGCTGCCGGTGGCCGGTTTCACCGGCACCCTGCGCACCCGCTACGCCCAGGACGCGGTCGGCCGGGGCGTGGTCCGCGCCAAGACCGGCACCCTCACCGGGGTCAACACCCTCGCGGGCTCGGTCGTGGACGCGGACGGCCGGCTGCTGGTCTTCGCGTTCATGACCAACGGCACCACCGACGCCACCGGCGCCCAGCGCGCCCTGGACCGGATGGCCTCGGCCCTCGCCAACTGCGGCTGCCGCTGAGCGGAGGGGGGACCCGGACGCGGGACGGCCGCCTGTGCGGACCCCGGTGTCCTCCCGGATGGGGCGCGGGCCACGTACCGTGAAGCCATGACGAGCATCGGTGGTGTGGAGATGGTCGACTGGAATCTCGCGGTCGCGACCGCGACCCGGCTGGTGCGCCCCGGGCCCGAGGTGAGCCGCGAGGAGGCGCGCGCGGTCGTCGCGGAGCTGCGCCGGCACGCCAAGTCCTCGGAGGAGCACGTCCGCGCCTTCACCCGGATGGCCGTCTCCGGCGGCCCGGCCTCCGACACCCCCGTCCTCGTCGTGGACCGCGCGGGCTGGATCAGGGCGAACGTGGCGGGCTTCCGGCAGATCCTCAAACCGCTGCTCGGCAAGGTGCAGGACCGGCGCGGCGGACTGACCGGCGGGGCGGTGCTGGGCGCGGTCGGCGGCAAGGTGACCGGCGTCGAGCTGGGGATGCTGCTGTCCTTCCTGGCCTCCCGGGTGCTCGGCCAGTACGAGACCTTCGCGCCCTCGACCCGCGAGCTGCCCGGCTCCCCGGGCGGCGGCCGGCTGCTGCTGGTGGCGCCCAACATCGTCCATGTCGAGCGCGAACTCGACGTGGCCCCGCACGACTTCCGGCTGTGGGTCGCGCTGCACGAGGAGACCCACCGCACCCAGTTCACCGCCGTGCCCTGGCTGCGCGACCACATCGAATCCGAGATCCAGGCGTTCCTCGGCGAGACCGACGTGGACCCGGCCACCCTGCTGGAGCGGGTCCGCGAGGCCGTCCAGTCGCTGGGCGGCGGCCGTCCCGCCGACGAGGGGGACGAGGCGGACGGGCGCGGCGCGCCCAGCATCATCGAGCTGGTCCAGACCCCGACCCAGCGGGAGATCCTGGCCCGGCTGACCGCGGTGATGTCGCTGCTGGAGGGGCACGCCGACTACGTCATGGACGGGGTGGGGCCGGAGGTCGTGCCGTCCGTCGCGGAGATCCGGGAGAAGTTCCAGAAGCGCCGGGCGAGCGGCGCCGGCCGGCTGGACCAGGCGCTGCGCAAGCTGCTGGGGCTCGACGCCAAGCTGCGGCAGTACCGTGACGGGGAGCGGTTCGTACGGGCGGTGGTGAACCAGGTCGGCATGGACGGCTTCAACCGGGTGTGGACCTCGCCCAACACCCTTCCGACCAAGGCGGAGATCAGCAAACCCGCCGAGTGGGTCGCGCGGGTGCACCGCAAGGCGGAGTCCTAGAACCGGCACACCCCCGGCACACGCGGAAACGGACGAACGCCCCCTTTAATCACTCGTCCGAGGGACCGTTGGCGACGGGTAGGCGTGCGATGCTCGGGGAACAGCTCGCTTCTGTCACCATCGACATACGCAGCGTGACGAAAGGCTCGTACCGCTCGTACTCCTCGCACCCCCCGAGGCACCCCCTCGAATGACAGATGGGAAACGGACATGGGTCCCCATCCAGCGGTCGCCGCGATACGCCTCGCGGTCCGCCGCGTCCTCCACGACATCCTCGTCGCCCACTCGGCCGCGCCCTCGGCCGCCTCGTCGCCCTCCGCTCCCCCCTCCCTCTCCCCGGCGTCCTCCGCCCCCGGCCCCCGCGGCTCCGCCCCCCGGGACGACGCACCACTCGTGCTCGCCGCCTGCTCGGGCGGCGCCGACTCCATGGCACTCGCCTCCGCCCTCGCCTTCGAGGCCCCGCGGGCCGGGCTGCGCGCCGGCGGGGTCACCGTCGACCACGGTCTCCAGCAGGGGTCCGACGCCCGCGCCGCCGAGGTCACCGACCGGATGCGGGCCCTGGGCCTGGCGCCGGTCGAGGCGATCGCCGTGTCCGTCGGCCGGAGCGGCGGCCCCGAGGCCGCCGCCCGGGACGCCCGCTACACCGCGCTGGACGCCGCCGCCGAGCGCCACGGTGCCGCCGCCGTGCTGCTCGGCCACACCCGTGACGACCAGGCCGAGACGGTTCTGCTGGGCCTCGCCCGCGGCTCCGGCACCCGCTCGCTGTCCGGTATGGCCTGGGTCTCCGGCACCGGCGGCCGCTACCGCCGCCCCTTCCTCCAACTGGACCGGCACACCGTCCGCGAGGCGTGCCTGGCCCAGTCGCTGCCCGTCTGGGACGACCCGCACAACGTGGACCCCTCCTACACCCGCTCCCGGGTCCGCCACGAGGCGCTGCCCATCCTGGAGAAGGCGCTCGGCAAGGGCGTCGTCGAGGCGCTCGCCCGCACCGCCCAGCTCTCCCGTGACGACGCCGACGCCCTCGACGCCTGGGCGGCCCGCGCCGAGGCCGATGTGAT encodes the following:
- a CDS encoding zinc-dependent metalloprotease, encoding MTSIGGVEMVDWNLAVATATRLVRPGPEVSREEARAVVAELRRHAKSSEEHVRAFTRMAVSGGPASDTPVLVVDRAGWIRANVAGFRQILKPLLGKVQDRRGGLTGGAVLGAVGGKVTGVELGMLLSFLASRVLGQYETFAPSTRELPGSPGGGRLLLVAPNIVHVERELDVAPHDFRLWVALHEETHRTQFTAVPWLRDHIESEIQAFLGETDVDPATLLERVREAVQSLGGGRPADEGDEADGRGAPSIIELVQTPTQREILARLTAVMSLLEGHADYVMDGVGPEVVPSVAEIREKFQKRRASGAGRLDQALRKLLGLDAKLRQYRDGERFVRAVVNQVGMDGFNRVWTSPNTLPTKAEISKPAEWVARVHRKAES
- the tilS gene encoding tRNA lysidine(34) synthetase TilS, producing the protein MGPHPAVAAIRLAVRRVLHDILVAHSAAPSAASSPSAPPSLSPASSAPGPRGSAPRDDAPLVLAACSGGADSMALASALAFEAPRAGLRAGGVTVDHGLQQGSDARAAEVTDRMRALGLAPVEAIAVSVGRSGGPEAAARDARYTALDAAAERHGAAAVLLGHTRDDQAETVLLGLARGSGTRSLSGMAWVSGTGGRYRRPFLQLDRHTVREACLAQSLPVWDDPHNVDPSYTRSRVRHEALPILEKALGKGVVEALARTAQLSRDDADALDAWAARAEADVMTTAPAAAGGAQAVHLDTVGLHGLPTAVRRRVLRRAAIAAGAPAGSLFARHIEEVDRLITGWRGQRAINLPGRVEVRREGGRLVIRQG